The Drosophila innubila isolate TH190305 chromosome 2L unlocalized genomic scaffold, UK_Dinn_1.0 4_B_2L, whole genome shotgun sequence genome segment GGGCATGGTGTGGGAGCAACTGATTAGTCTGTTTATAACATGGATCATCATTTATCTCTGTGTGGCAAAAGGCATTGAATCggtaagtatatatattttcaaggTATCAAACCAAAACAGGTTTCGGTTACTGTTGACATTACAGGTCACCGGTATTGGGTGTGCTTCGTTTTCGAAATACCGGTATGCTTTCGgttcacaataaaaatatgttgttgaaattaattttaatgcttaaacaaaaatgctttaattagaaaaaaacaatCTATTGACTGTGATTAATATACAACTTATAACTTTTTCTAAATCCATTTTACAGGTCGGCAAGGTGGTCTATTTCACGGCTCCGTTTCCGTATTTGCTGTTAACCATTTTGTTCTTTCGAGGAGTCACTTTACCAGGAGCGGGAACTGgcattaaattctttatataTCCGGAATGGCATCGTCTGCTCGACCTGAAGGTTTGGGCGGATGCGGctattcaaatgttttttggCCTTGGTCCTGGATGGGGAGGCATCATCAACATGGCCAGTTTCAATACCTTTCGTAACAAAGCCAAATTTGATTCAATACTCGTCGTATCTGTTAATGTTTTTACAAGTCTCTATGCTGGATTTGTGGTCTTCTCAGTGCTGGGTTTTCTATCGCGTAAGTTTTCGAAAACATGAAAGATCGATAATGTAACTCTTTTATATAGATCAATCAGGTATTCCCGTGGCTACAGTTGCCACATCGGGGGCAGGCCTCGCTTTTGTTACTTATCCACAGGCAATTGCATTGTTGCCTCTGCCACAACTTTGGGGACTCATGTTCTTCATCATGTTATTCATCTTGGGCATTGACAGTGTGGTAGGTGTACACAACTTATGAATCACCCTTTCTTGTTTACTTCATTTATTAATTCTCAGTTTGTGCAATTGGAGTGTATCACTAACGCAGTACTAGATGAGGTGGCATACCTGCGAGATCATAAATGGAAAGTAACCTTAGTTCTATGCATTACCTTCTTTTTCCTATCGAGCATTATGTGCACCAATGTGAGTAGGATAATGCAATTCTGCAGACTTTGATTTAAGCATTGAACTCTTCTCTAGGCTGGCATGTATATATTGCAATTATTCGACTGGTATTCCTCGGCTATAGCAATCATTGTTGTCTGCCTGGTTGAGATTATTATGGTGGCCTATATCTATGGAGTCGATAACTTTATGACCGACGTAGAGTTCATGTTAGGCCGACGTCCTTCGCTATTTTGGAAAATATCCTGGAAGTATATAGTGCCTTTGGTTTTAATCGTAAGTTATTGATTCTATATTACCAGATAAGTATATTAATTCTCATTAATTCAATAGTTTGTTCTATTTACGAGCATTGTATTCATACGAACAATTACTTATAATGGCATTGCCTACCCAGATTGGGCAGTTATGATCGGTTGGCTAAGTTTTGTATCATCCGTTATGTTTATTCcgctttatattttttacattatgATACGTAAACGAGACACGATGTGTGACAGTCTGAAGAAACGTTTAAAGCCTCTCGACTGGACTCCAGCCGACCCAAATGATCGCGCCGAATACGAGGAATTCAGAAGACAGCGAAAAATGCCCGCATTCATGTCAGATACAGAACCAGAAACcaaataacttatttttaatgcaatctcttttattataaattatgttttaagtttCTGTAAATTTGTTGTGCAAGTATTCCTCCAAATAATGtcttttttacaataaataatgcattgtaaattgtaaaatatcaattaactTCCTCGGTTACTTCATACAACTGATGCGTTACATCGGAATTACCAACAACCTCCTCATATTGCTGTCGATCTTCCATTTCCTGGGGATACCAATCGGTTGGTCGACAAGCACGTCTGAAACGATTGCAAAATCCTCCAGTATTCTGATAAGTTATATACATTCCATAGCCAGGAATAAATATCAGTGGGACTATCACCAGAATTAAACTTATGTATAACATAAGACTCGATTGGAACATATGCTCCATAGATGCCATAAGCAATCCCATAAGCTGGAATtaagaaaatagaaacaatCTTATAGATATGACATAAGGGATCATTTTGTGCATACAAACCAAAGAATATATCAGAAATAGTGGAGCTATAAAGCGCAATATGAAGACCTTCCATGAGGCAAAAGGTTGTCCCAGCATAAACTCAATATCCCGCTGGAAACGCTCTCTTCCATAGATCCAGAGAACCGCAAGTATCAGTAACAAGTGCATAACGCTATGTGTTAAAATCGAATCTAGAGATACGGCCGAGAAGAATACAATACCATGCTGTAATAAAAACCACGACAAACGAAGGCAAAATCAAATaggtgaaaaaataaaaaatgggaTAAAACGATAAGATAATATACTACAGCCACGGTTGCAAAACGGGTTCTGAGCCAAACTGGATCATGAACCAACcctttgaaataatttacacCGCAAGCCTGAACCTGAACCGAACcagtttcttaaataaaattttcggtataattacattttatgcttttcaaatattgctgaactatttaaaataattgtgtgctttaaatataagttcaACATGAAGCGCTTAgatgttaataataaaaaataaaaaaaataataatatttaaatatatttaaatctcataactaattaagtttttttacaaaattgaatttttatagataaaaaattatattcgtttttaaaatctagataaaaacttaaaataaaaaaattattttattacattaaaaCAAGGCTCGAACCACAATCTTGGTCTTAGGGGGATAAAAACCGGTTTGAGAAAATtttggtggtttgcagccgtgattacaaaaaaaattaaatttttggaataaatatagataaaaCTTACTTGTGTGCTCAATAATAATGAGCAGAAACCTAGGAATCCAATGAATCCGTAGGTGACCCTTTGTTTATGCTCTCGTAGAAACTCAAACTCATCAAAGAGACTCGTAAGCACGGTAAAGATTTGAGTGATCTGATAGAAGTAAGTTTCCGATTAATAAGACTGTTAATCAGATGATAACATTATTTACCATTACAACTAGCGAAGAAATCAGCAACATTGAGTAGTATAGAATTGTCCAGAGATTGGCCCATTCCAGTGTGGCCAAAGCACTGGCACTCGATAAGTACAAAACCCAATTAGTTTCGGCATATAAATCAAAGCTATCAACCTTCATCGCTAAATGATTTATccacaataattttataacatttaatttttcaaatttgtacgGGATACTTACCTTGAAAGTAATGTTGTAATATGAAGCTAACCATACCGAAAAGGATGTAGACGAGTGTCTGTCCAAAGGCAATTATCCAACTATAGCTCATTATGTTTGTCTTGAAACTGTTGAAACTTGACAAAGACATAACGCTTCCCCAACCAGATCCAAAAGCCTGCAAAGCCACAACTACCATTACAATAATTCCATTTTCTGTGGAGTCTAAATGGGGTTTCACATAGTGCGTAAGACCGTCCAAAGCCCCGGGCAGAAAAATAAAGCGCGACAAGCAGATCAGCAATAAGGCCAACGTTGTGAGTATCATATAGCGTAGAAGTTTTCCAAACTAAAACAGATTTCATTAAAGTTAtgcattaataatttaatatcgaACATATGTATAGCTTAGGTTATTGGATATACCTTGGACGTTTCTGAATAAttcctaaaaataaatgcgatTATTCCCCAGATCATAACGGAGAATCCCACAATAGTCCATGAAAACTGACTGTCTGTCACTCCAATAAATATGCCATCGAACAGAGACTTAAAGTGCTGCCTGCAGTAAAATTGAGAGTTATGGATGTGTAGATtgatatataatacataaatatcatACTTGAAAAATAGCACTGAAGGTACATGAGTCTCAGTCATATGCAAGACATCGAAATCGGTTTCATTCGCGAGCGTTGAAATGGCGTCCGATTCCGAAATATTCATATTACACATCTTTAAGGAAAACACATATTGAAAAGTCTACTTATGGTAGAATTATTTCGATCTAGACTTACAGTCGTTAGATTCCACACATTCTTAAATCCCTCGCAGCTCCAGGGCAAAGTTGGTCGAAAAGAATGTAGTAGGAAAATAAGGGGAACTGTTGCAAAGATGGCATAATAGATCAGACTTGCAATGCTCAAGAAGACACTCACATAGCCCATTCCTTATGGAAAATCTCAtatgattatatatattcgCATCTCAATAGTTCAGATATTACCTCTAAAGAACGGCGATAGACGAAAGGCGGAAATAAAACCGCTGCTTGAGAACTGACCCATAAAGGAATGGATGACCAGGAGAGGCACCAAATATAATGCCATATAAAAATAGTATGGTAATATGGCAAATACTAGAATGACAAcattgaaaattgtattaaacaTTGATTATAATCAGTTTAACAATCACCATAAAAGCAATACTTTCATAACAAATTACATTATGATGTGATTATCTGTTTTAATATATCTAAAATAGTTATAGCTGTCGTAAAAACGCCCCTCTTATTTAATCAGCTCAATTGGCAGATGTTACTGTACTGTTGCAATTCTAATTTGAGAAGCAttgaaatatctttttaaatgaatttcaataatttctaGTAAGCTTTATTCCCAGTTAGAGTTTAGTTTACaattatacttaaataaggtatatttttcatgttttcGGTAACTTTAACAGTGATAATACCAATTATTCGTAGAGTACATGAAAATTTAGCATTCGTTGCAATTTATATACTAGAGCAAAGCATGCATGGAACCTCTTTAAaggaatatatacatattcttgatcTGCACCAACAACCGTAATTAAGCATATTATTATACCGTTAGAGAtacaatcaaaatttattttcatacccTGAGCCTATTAAAAATAGGCAAagtagggggctccgccctctgctcgctttgctcgcgggGCTACAGACGagacaaattaaatgcatatactATCAGTTTTAGGTATGATatctaataaaacaaaaaagtttttcatacttaaacagTATTTTCGCTCGATCGGTTCTATGgccgctatatgatatagtggtccgatttgaaccaaaattgGATGTATAATACCTGCTGTTATAAAGACGGTGAGTCGAAAATCTAGTgttagtataaaaaagttttttgtttcttgagatatatttaaccaaactgatagaaaatGTTGATAGTTCGTGCTATACATCCTGGCTAAATTTGGTTTATATCGGttaactatatcatttagctgtcatagaaacaatcggtcgaaaatcaagttttagtacaaactacctgggcacagggtaacctactgtcgagcgtgctgaGCCgggcgaagcgagccgggggtaggcgagcgagtTGAGTTGGGGAATAATTCTCacaattgcatattttattcttgTTACGTTAgattttgttatattattgttaagctagaatttttaataataaccaaatgtttagtttttaagAAATCCTTAACTTATCGATTAGATTACTTACAGCCCATGTCGAAGATAAGCTGATAAGAAATCACAAATATATCCAATTTGAGGGCCAAACCGCAGCAGGCAAAAATGAAATCTGTTGGTTTCTCCCATTTTCCGCGTTGCATATCAGGAGTGAATGGCTTTCGACCAGTCTCGTAGGACGACTCATATACCATATTGAAGATTATAAAGGCGGTGACTAATACACCAGtattatatgaaaatgaaatttataacaCAAGTCAAAGCACGTTCGGATTCTTACTTAGACTTAATTaacgaatatatttttagaaactgCTCCGTTCTTTTGATTTAGGTTTTCATTTCATCTTTTTCcagtttatgttttaattttcgcTCTAATTAGAAGAAACGATGCCAGCAGACTGAATGTGAGGCCGAGAGCTTACGGACATCCATCCGCAGAATAGAATggaataaatagataaatttcGTTATCAACGCTGTCTATGTAAAAATGTGTGAACATATGATCTCACATCTACTAGTATACCGCATTTACATAAAACAGATTGCCCAGCTTAGGCAACacatatgatttattttgccttttttacaaataattttaaaaacgagACATAATGAGTGTGCAATCTGAAGTTAATCAATAAATGTACTTTAACGAATACATACGTTGCGTTTTACTTTCTACAATTGGGTCAAAAATACAGAGTCAGATACCAAATAAATCTTTTGTAAtagaacaatattttttttaattattcttcaAATCTCTGTATATATGTTGtgcaaatacttttttttacacattaaataataaaatgttcacagtaaataatttaatgtaatttgtattatatcaATTAACTTCCTCGGTTACTTCATACAACTGATGAGTCAAATCAGAATTGCCAACAACATCCTCATATTGCTGTCGATTTTCCATTTCCTGGGGATACCAATCGGTTGGTCGACAAGCCCGCCGAAAGCGATTGCAAGATCCTCCAGTGTTCTGATAAGTTATATACATTCCATAGCCAGGAATAAATAACAGTGGGATTATCACCAGAAACAGACTTATGTATAACACAAGTGTCGATTCGTACACATGTTTCATAAATGAGGCAAATAATCCAAACAACTGGgatgaaaaaatcattttaaacttgataaaTGAATAACATCGAATACAAACCAAAGTATTGAGCAAAAAAAGTGGAGCAATAAAGCGCAATGTGAAGACCTTCCATGAGGCAAAAGGTCGTCCCAGCATGAACTCAATATCTCGCTGGAAACGATCTCGTCCATAGATCCAGAGAACCGCAAGTATCAGTAACAAGTGCATAGCACTGTAAGTAAATATCGCGTCTAGAGATACGGCTGAGAAGAATATAATACCATGCTGTAATAGAAAACACAATTAACAGAAAGAAAGCATAATCAAATGagtcaaaatttaacaaaactgTAAAAAGGAACACAAAGATAAGATAGTATATTACAACATaatacaaattgcacaatataTTCATGCATAAACCTACTTTCgtgcaaaacaacaacgaacagAGAGCTAGGAATCCTATGAGTCCGTAGGTGACCCTTTCTTTATGCTCACGTAGAAACTCAAACTCATCAAAGAGACTCGTAAGCACGGTAAATATTTGAGTGATCTGAAAATAGTTCATTCTTCGGGTCAATGTGATAATTAACAGAATCCAACCATAGCTACCATCACAATTAGCGAAGAAATTAGCAACATTGAGTAGTATAGAATTGTCCAGAGATTGGCCCATTCAAGTGTGGCCAAAGCACTGGCACTCGATAAGTACAGAACCCAATTAGTTTCGGCATATAAATCTAAGCTGTCAACGTTCATcgcttaaataattaatacagAAACATTATATAAATTGCATACTTCAAATAGTTTAAGATTACTCACCTCGAAAGTAATGTTGTAGTATAAAATTAACCATACCGAAAAGAATGTAGACGAGAGTCTGTCCAAAGGCAATTATCCAACTATAGCTCATAATGTTtgtcttaaaattattgaaactGGACAACGACATGACACTCCCCCATCCAGATCCAAATGCCTGAAGAACCACAACCATCATCACTAAACTGCCATTTATTGTAGAGTCTAAATGGGGTTTCACATAGTGCGTAAGACCGTCCAAAGCCCCGGGGAGAAACAAAAAGCGCGCCAAGCACATCATCAATAATGCCAACGCTGTCATTATCATGTAACGCAGAAGTTTTCCAAACTAAAaaagaatacattttatattaaataaatggtattttcattatttacattttaataatttaatatcgaacatatgtatgtattactTAGGGTATCATATTTACCTTGGCCGTTTCCGAATAGTATCTAAAAATACATGCAATTATCCCCCAGATCATAACTGAGAAACCCACAATAGTCCATGAAAACTGAAAGTCATCCTTTTCACTGATGAAGCCACCTCCCAATGACCCAAAATGTTGCCTGCAGTCAGGggtagatatataaatatattatgtgaTATAGAGTGTAatcatacttaaaaaatagcaCTGAAGGTATATGAATCTCAGTCATATGCAAGACATCGAAATCGGTTTCATTCGCGAGAATTGAAATGGCGTCTGATTCCGAAATATTCATGTCACATATcttgaaagaaaacaaatattattaagccTTCTTCTGATGGACCTTGGGATTTATACTCACAGTCGTTAGATTTCCCACATTCCCCAATCCCTCGCAACTCCAGGGCATAGTTGGGCGCAGGGAATGTAGTATGAAAACGAGGGGAACGATCGCAAAGATGGAATAAAAGAGCAGACTTGCAATGCTCAAGAAGACACTGACATAGCCCATACCTTATATAAAAACTCATTTGATAACATGTATTCGCATATTAATAGTTACGATTTTACCTTTAAAGAACGGCGATAGACGAAAGG includes the following:
- the LOC117780205 gene encoding sodium- and chloride-dependent glycine transporter 1 — encoded protein: MQAENSPNARTQATPPPRPRRREKRILRDENRGQWTSKTQFILSLIGYAIGIGNVWRFPYLCYRSGGGAFLVPYMLMVILCGIPLFYLEVLLGQFSSTGCTGMFRLVPILKGTGYCMVIVNMYCVCYYSVIISYPIRMIYYCFWKSVPWVGCDHSWNSPNCTSVSNLQYVEGEKLTTSSDEFFHLEVLRISSSIADLGGMVWEQLISLFITWIIIYLCVAKGIESVGKVVYFTAPFPYLLLTILFFRGVTLPGAGTGIKFFIYPEWHRLLDLKVWADAAIQMFFGLGPGWGGIINMASFNTFRNKAKFDSILVVSVNVFTSLYAGFVVFSVLGFLSHQSGIPVATVATSGAGLAFVTYPQAIALLPLPQLWGLMFFIMLFILGIDSVFVQLECITNAVLDEVAYLRDHKWKVTLVLCITFFFLSSIMCTNAGMYILQLFDWYSSAIAIIVVCLVEIIMVAYIYGVDNFMTDVEFMLGRRPSLFWKISWKYIVPLVLIFVLFTSIVFIRTITYNGIAYPDWAVMIGWLSFVSSVMFIPLYIFYIMIRKRDTMCDSLKKRLKPLDWTPADPNDRAEYEEFRRQRKMPAFMSDTEPETK
- the LOC117780206 gene encoding sodium-dependent proline transporter-like, whose amino-acid sequence is MVYESSYETGRKPFTPDMQRGKWEKPTDFIFACCGLALKLDIFVISYQLIFDMGLFAILPYYFYMALYLVPLLVIHSFMGQFSSSGFISAFRLSPFFRGMGYVSVFLSIASLIYYAIFATVPLIFLLHSFRPTLPWSCEGFKNVWNLTTMCNMNISESDAISTLANETDFDVLHMTETHVPSVLFFKQHFKSLFDGIFIGVTDSQFSWTIVGFSVMIWGIIAFIFRNYSETSKFGKLLRYMILTTLALLLICLSRFIFLPGALDGLTHYVKPHLDSTENGIIVMVVVALQAFGSGWGSVMSLSSFNSFKTNIMSYSWIIAFGQTLVYILFGMVSFILQHYFQAMKVDSFDLYAETNWVLYLSSASALATLEWANLWTILYYSMLLISSLVVMITQIFTVLTSLFDEFEFLREHKQRVTYGFIGFLGFCSLLLSTQHGIVFFSAVSLDSILTHSVMHLLLILAVLWIYGRERFQRDIEFMLGQPFASWKVFILRFIAPLFLIYSLLMGLLMASMEHMFQSSLMLYISLILVIVPLIFIPGYGMYITYQNTGGFCNRFRRACRPTDWYPQEMEDRQQYEEVVGNSDVTHQLYEVTEEVN
- the LOC117780207 gene encoding sodium-dependent proline transporter-like, with amino-acid sequence MVYESSYETGRKPFTPDLQRGKWEKPTDFIFACCGLALKLDIFVISYWFFFDTRLFFILPYFFYMAIYMVPLLVIHSFMGQFSSSGFISAFRLSPFFKGMGYVSVFLSIASLLFYSIFAIVPLVFILHSLRPTMPWSCEGLGNVGNLTTVNAISILANETDFDVLHMTEIHIPSVLFFKQHFGSLGGGFISEKDDFQFSWTIVGFSVMIWGIIACIFRYYSETAKFGKLLRYMIMTALALLMMCLARFLFLPGALDGLTHYVKPHLDSTINGSLVMMVVVLQAFGSGWGSVMSLSSFNNFKTNIMSYSWIIAFGQTLVYILFGMVNFILQHYFRAMNVDSLDLYAETNWVLYLSSASALATLEWANLWTILYYSMLLISSLIVMITQIFTVLTSLFDEFEFLREHKERVTYGLIGFLALCSLLFCTKHGIIFFSAVSLDAIFTYSAMHLLLILAVLWIYGRDRFQRDIEFMLGRPFASWKVFTLRFIAPLFLLNTLLFGLFASFMKHVYESTLVLYISLFLVIIPLLFIPGYGMYITYQNTGGSCNRFRRACRPTDWYPQEMENRQQYEDVVGNSDLTHQLYEVTEEVN